A segment of the Deltaproteobacteria bacterium genome:
CGAGCAGGAGCCAGAGAAAGGTGCAGGTATCGAGGAGAAAATTCATGTCGAATATTTGCCTTCGAACTCCTCAAGAATTTCCTCGGGAAGAGGATCATTAAAATTATCCGAAACCACAAATTCCCCCTTGCACAGCCCAATGGGGCGGGGTTCCTTCGACGATTTTTGAATGGGACGAATCTCGGCGATCGGCTTGTTATAATTGGAAACAATGATTGTTTCCCCTTTTTGAACCCGCTTCATAACTGCCGAAAAATGCTTCTTAAT
Coding sequences within it:
- a CDS encoding type II toxin-antitoxin system Phd/YefM family antitoxin encodes the protein MDQLNINEIKKHFSAVMKRVQKGETIIVSNYNKPIAEIRPIQKSSKEPRPIGLCKGEFVVSDNFNDPLPEEILEEFEGKYST